One genomic region from Curtobacterium sp. 9128 encodes:
- a CDS encoding SLC13 family permease — translation MPHLAPTSASTVLAAGTDTVDPSGPVSQLVIAALIGIVVIIVLITWLKIHPFIALTVGAVGVGIGAGLAPDKAVTSFGVGFGATMTSVGILVGLGSMFGKMLVDSGAADRVVDTLVRKSSKAALPWTMALIGALIGLPMFFEVGLVLLIPIIVLVAKRSDVPIMKIAVPALVGLSTMHAFVPPHPGPLVAISTVGANLGTTLAFGIVLAIPVIILAGPVFARFAARWVDIPAPDLFGSRGSDPAHEGREARRGPATQDTASLPNGKSDFTRVISEPRSPSFTVALIGILLPVVLMLAQAIREATMPDAAGAWVSLLDFLGSPMVAIGLAALYAIVFFAIGGGMDRSAVSRSLESALPPVAGVLLIVGAGGGFKQVLIDTGIGGVIADAVKDSGISVLLVAWVVSAVVRVATGSATVATVTAAGIMAPIAQDLSSPVVSLLVLAIGAGSVFLSHVNDAGFWLVKGYLNTTVGQTFKTWTVLECLISVFGLLGVLLAGVFIR, via the coding sequence ATGCCTCACCTCGCACCAACCAGCGCGAGCACCGTGCTCGCTGCCGGCACCGACACGGTCGATCCGTCCGGTCCGGTCTCGCAGCTCGTGATCGCGGCGCTCATCGGCATCGTCGTGATCATCGTCCTGATCACGTGGCTCAAGATCCACCCGTTCATCGCGCTGACGGTCGGCGCGGTCGGCGTCGGCATCGGCGCGGGACTCGCACCGGACAAGGCCGTGACGAGCTTCGGCGTCGGTTTCGGCGCGACCATGACGAGTGTGGGCATCCTGGTCGGGCTCGGGTCGATGTTCGGCAAGATGCTCGTCGACTCGGGCGCCGCGGACCGGGTGGTGGACACCCTCGTCCGGAAGTCGTCGAAGGCGGCGCTGCCGTGGACGATGGCGCTCATCGGCGCACTGATCGGTCTGCCGATGTTCTTCGAGGTCGGCCTGGTGCTCCTCATCCCGATCATCGTCCTCGTCGCCAAGCGCAGCGACGTGCCGATCATGAAGATCGCCGTTCCCGCCCTCGTCGGTCTGTCCACGATGCACGCGTTCGTCCCGCCGCACCCCGGCCCGCTCGTCGCGATCTCCACGGTCGGTGCGAACCTCGGCACGACACTCGCCTTCGGCATCGTGCTCGCGATCCCGGTCATCATCCTGGCCGGCCCGGTCTTCGCCCGCTTCGCGGCCCGCTGGGTCGACATCCCGGCACCCGACCTGTTCGGCTCGCGTGGCAGCGACCCGGCTCACGAAGGACGGGAGGCCCGGCGCGGCCCCGCCACGCAGGACACCGCGTCCCTGCCGAACGGCAAGAGCGACTTCACCCGCGTCATCAGCGAACCGCGCAGCCCGTCGTTCACGGTCGCGCTGATCGGCATCCTGCTGCCGGTGGTCCTCATGCTCGCGCAGGCGATCCGCGAGGCGACGATGCCCGACGCCGCTGGTGCCTGGGTGAGCCTGCTCGACTTCCTCGGTTCGCCGATGGTCGCGATCGGACTCGCAGCGCTGTACGCGATCGTCTTCTTCGCGATCGGCGGCGGCATGGACCGTTCGGCCGTGTCCCGGTCGCTCGAGAGCGCGCTGCCGCCCGTCGCTGGCGTGCTGCTCATCGTCGGCGCGGGCGGTGGGTTCAAGCAGGTCTTGATCGACACCGGGATCGGCGGGGTGATCGCCGACGCGGTGAAGGACTCCGGGATCTCGGTGCTCCTCGTCGCATGGGTCGTCTCGGCGGTGGTCCGTGTCGCCACCGGTTCGGCCACGGTCGCGACCGTCACGGCTGCCGGCATCATGGCCCCGATCGCGCAGGACCTGTCGTCGCCGGTGGTGTCGCTCCTCGTGCTCGCGATCGGCGCGGGCTCGGTGTTCCTGTCGCACGTCAACGACGCCGGGTTCTGGCTGGTGAAGGGGTACCTCAACACCACGGTGGGGCAGACGTTCAAGACGTGGACGGTGCTCGAGTGCCTGATCTCGGTGTTCGGGTTGCTCGGCGTCCTGCTCGCGGGGGTGTTCATCCGATGA